The following coding sequences are from one Paenibacillus stellifer window:
- a CDS encoding MFS transporter produces the protein MSSSAAASGQAVNRPAVKIVICLGAFLSNLSAGMFNIALVDISADLGIPVASAQWVVSIYLLVISVLLPLMGRLGDMHGRRRVHNTGLFAFAIGALGCALSQNAAMLLFFRTIQGIGASMYQATNMALIVSVFPREQRGRALGLMSTFVAAGSMAGPGVGGFLIQWLSWESNFWLLAAVAGTVAVLAQKWIPRDTETSGGRLDIGAAVWFAVCLSTLMIAIDLGGRTSFLSLPVLLLFTASAATATAYAAKERHSRRSGAASTSPPTAGGISLFTNRYVAIGIVITVVTYMAAFAVQLALPAVLRLAGTEPAWIGLIMLGYPLALVVTAPLGGGLADRKGPLGILAIGLVLMSVTLLAMGLTAPALGAGVMALPVVLLGCSMGMITSPNTSIVMGMAPKEQLGMISSVLALFRNIGMMFGTAAGGLVIGGESTGSDRSYAVVFLVCAACVGASCAGLLHSFRSNGKKTLRESIH, from the coding sequence ATGAGCAGCTCGGCCGCGGCTTCCGGCCAGGCGGTGAATCGTCCGGCGGTCAAGATTGTCATCTGCCTCGGCGCCTTCCTGTCCAATCTGTCCGCCGGTATGTTCAATATTGCGCTGGTAGATATTTCGGCGGATCTGGGAATACCGGTGGCCTCCGCACAGTGGGTTGTCAGCATCTATCTGCTAGTCATCTCCGTGCTGCTGCCGCTGATGGGACGGCTTGGCGATATGCATGGCCGGCGGCGTGTACATAACACCGGGCTGTTCGCTTTTGCTATAGGAGCGCTTGGCTGCGCTTTGTCCCAAAATGCAGCCATGCTGCTCTTCTTCAGAACTATTCAGGGCATCGGTGCCTCCATGTACCAGGCAACCAACATGGCGCTCATTGTCTCCGTCTTTCCCCGGGAGCAGCGGGGCCGGGCACTGGGCCTGATGAGCACCTTTGTGGCCGCCGGCTCCATGGCCGGTCCGGGGGTAGGCGGATTCCTGATCCAGTGGTTGTCCTGGGAGAGCAACTTCTGGCTGCTCGCGGCGGTGGCCGGAACTGTAGCCGTGCTGGCCCAGAAATGGATTCCGCGCGATACGGAAACCTCCGGCGGGCGGCTGGATATCGGAGCAGCAGTGTGGTTTGCGGTCTGCCTATCCACGCTAATGATCGCTATCGATCTTGGCGGCCGCACCTCGTTTCTGTCGCTGCCGGTGCTGCTGCTGTTTACCGCCTCTGCCGCAACAGCTACGGCCTACGCCGCCAAGGAGCGGCATTCCCGCCGCAGCGGGGCGGCCTCGACGTCTCCGCCTACGGCCGGCGGAATTTCGTTATTCACCAACCGATATGTAGCTATCGGGATCGTAATTACCGTAGTGACGTACATGGCGGCCTTTGCTGTACAGCTGGCACTGCCGGCGGTGCTGCGGCTGGCCGGAACGGAGCCGGCCTGGATTGGCCTCATTATGCTCGGCTACCCGCTGGCGCTGGTGGTAACGGCCCCCTTGGGTGGAGGTCTGGCCGACCGCAAGGGTCCGCTCGGAATCTTGGCTATCGGCCTTGTGCTGATGAGCGTTACCTTGCTGGCGATGGGCTTAACGGCACCTGCTCTCGGAGCAGGAGTCATGGCATTGCCGGTGGTATTGCTAGGCTGCTCTATGGGCATGATTACTTCGCCCAATACGAGCATTGTAATGGGAATGGCCCCCAAGGAGCAGCTTGGCATGATTAGCAGCGTACTGGCCTTGTTCCGAAACATCGGCATGATGTTCGGCACGGCAGCCGGTGGACTGGTCATCGGCGGCGAATCCACGGGATCGGACAGAAGCTATGCAGTCGTGTTCCTGGTTTGTGCCGCGTGTGTAGGTGCATCCTGTGCCGGGCTGTTGCATTCCTTTCGCAGCAACGGAAAAAAAACGCTGCGCGAATCGATACACTGA
- the dnaK gene encoding molecular chaperone DnaK, which translates to MSKVIGIDLGTTNSCVAVMEGGEAVVIPNPEGARTTPSVVGFKKDGERIVGETAKRQAITNPDRTIISIKRHMGSNHKENIDDKEYSPQEISAMILQKLKSDAEAYLGQTVTQAVITVPAYFNDSQRQATKDAGKIAGLEVLRIVNEPTAAALAYGLEKSEDQTILVYDLGGGTFDVSILELGDGFFEVKATSGDNRLGGDDFDQKIIDFLVAEFKKEQGIDLSKDKAAVQRLKDAAEKAKKELSGVLTTTVSLPFITVVDGVPQHLEVNLTRAKFDELTADLVERTLGPTRQALSDAGMTPADLDKIVLVGGSTRIPAVQEAIKKLTGKEPHKGVNPDEVVALGAAVQAGVLTGDVKDVVLLDVTPLSLGIETAGGVFTKMIDRNTTIPTSKSQVFSTFADNQPSVEIHVLQGERQMANGNKTLGRFMLSDIPPAPRGVPQIEVTFDIDANGIVNVSATDKGTGKSQKITITSSGGLSDSDIEQMMKDAELHAEEDRKRKELVEAKNNADQLVYSTDKVIKDLGDKVDASEIEKANQAKDKVKTALESDNLDEINAATAELTEIVQQLSVKLYEQAAQAQQGAEGAADAGAGAGANKDNVVDADYEVVDDEKNQG; encoded by the coding sequence GTGAGCAAAGTTATCGGTATCGACCTTGGAACCACGAACTCTTGCGTGGCTGTAATGGAAGGCGGCGAAGCCGTCGTTATCCCTAACCCTGAAGGTGCGCGTACAACCCCTTCGGTTGTAGGCTTCAAGAAGGACGGCGAGCGCATCGTCGGCGAAACAGCGAAGCGCCAGGCTATCACGAACCCGGACCGCACGATCATCTCGATCAAGCGTCATATGGGCTCCAACCATAAGGAAAACATCGACGACAAAGAATATTCCCCTCAGGAAATTTCGGCGATGATTCTGCAGAAGCTGAAATCCGATGCGGAAGCCTACCTCGGCCAGACGGTCACCCAGGCGGTTATCACGGTTCCGGCTTACTTTAACGACAGCCAGCGCCAGGCAACCAAGGACGCGGGCAAAATCGCAGGTCTCGAAGTTCTCCGTATCGTCAACGAGCCTACGGCTGCCGCGCTTGCTTACGGTCTGGAGAAATCCGAAGATCAGACAATCCTGGTCTATGACCTTGGCGGCGGTACGTTCGACGTATCGATCCTGGAACTGGGCGACGGCTTCTTCGAAGTTAAGGCGACCAGCGGCGACAACCGTCTGGGCGGCGATGACTTCGACCAGAAGATTATCGACTTCCTCGTTGCCGAGTTCAAGAAAGAACAGGGCATCGATCTCAGCAAGGACAAAGCGGCTGTACAGCGTCTGAAGGACGCTGCCGAGAAAGCGAAGAAAGAACTGTCCGGCGTACTTACCACAACCGTCTCCCTGCCGTTCATCACCGTTGTAGACGGCGTGCCGCAGCACTTGGAAGTTAACCTTACCCGCGCGAAGTTCGACGAGCTGACTGCTGATCTCGTAGAACGCACGCTGGGACCAACCCGCCAGGCGCTGAGCGACGCAGGCATGACGCCTGCCGATCTCGACAAGATCGTACTGGTCGGCGGTTCGACTCGTATCCCTGCCGTTCAGGAAGCCATCAAGAAGCTGACCGGCAAAGAGCCTCACAAGGGCGTTAACCCTGACGAAGTCGTAGCGCTGGGCGCTGCCGTTCAGGCCGGCGTACTGACAGGCGACGTCAAGGATGTCGTGCTGCTTGACGTAACTCCGCTGTCCCTCGGTATCGAAACAGCAGGCGGCGTATTCACGAAGATGATCGACCGCAACACGACGATCCCGACGAGCAAATCGCAGGTGTTCTCCACGTTCGCGGACAACCAGCCGAGCGTTGAGATTCACGTCCTGCAAGGCGAACGCCAGATGGCTAACGGCAACAAGACGCTGGGACGCTTCATGCTGAGCGACATTCCGCCGGCTCCGCGCGGCGTACCGCAAATTGAAGTTACCTTTGACATCGACGCCAACGGTATCGTTAACGTATCCGCTACCGACAAGGGCACCGGCAAGAGCCAGAAGATCACGATCACATCCTCCGGCGGCTTGAGCGATTCCGATATCGAACAGATGATGAAGGACGCCGAGCTGCATGCGGAAGAAGACCGCAAGCGCAAGGAACTGGTTGAAGCGAAGAACAACGCTGACCAGCTCGTATACTCCACCGACAAGGTCATCAAGGATCTGGGCGACAAGGTCGATGCTTCCGAGATCGAGAAGGCGAACCAGGCCAAGGACAAGGTCAAGACAGCGCTGGAATCCGACAACCTCGACGAGATCAACGCGGCTACGGCCGAGCTGACCGAAATCGTGCAGCAGCTGTCCGTAAAGCTCTACGAGCAAGCGGCTCAGGCCCAGCAGGGAGCCGAAGGCGCGGCTGACGCCGGTGCAGGCGCTGGCGCCAATAAGGACAATGTAGTCGACGCGGATTACGAAGTGGTTGACGACGAGAAGAATCAAGGATAA
- a CDS encoding YARHG domain-containing protein — translation MENYVIPESSKVVLTEQDVYELSPYKLNYARNEIYARHGYIFKDADYSAYFSEKSWYKKNPAFNESLLSGVEKKNLQFLKAYSDKLKANFKKVEGMKTTLDLNGDGKKDTVTLKSTAGGDSYTLTVNKSSVSGTGDNLDGVMYICDLDSKDKYKEIAITESGPSDDYSTYFYSYNGRKLIYMGRVQGAEHVIKVNGSGKLVTKTRGDILQTWFYSDEYSLSASRKLVHIPRTYYKMNTIVTVKKQLKLQKSPTNSGTAAILKGGEKAVITETDNQKWCAVVTKDGVKGWVAVSGFSRINGIEASEYFDGLSYAD, via the coding sequence TTGGAAAACTATGTGATTCCCGAGAGCAGCAAGGTTGTTCTAACGGAGCAGGATGTTTACGAATTATCCCCTTATAAGTTGAATTATGCGAGAAATGAGATCTATGCAAGGCATGGCTACATATTCAAGGACGCGGACTATTCGGCTTATTTTTCCGAGAAATCATGGTACAAGAAAAATCCCGCTTTCAATGAAAGCCTGCTGTCCGGCGTGGAGAAGAAAAACCTCCAATTTCTCAAAGCCTATTCCGACAAGCTGAAGGCAAACTTCAAAAAAGTCGAGGGTATGAAGACAACACTGGATTTGAACGGTGACGGCAAAAAAGACACGGTTACGCTGAAAAGTACGGCAGGCGGCGATAGCTATACGCTTACAGTCAATAAATCTTCCGTGTCCGGCACAGGTGATAATCTGGATGGCGTCATGTATATCTGCGATCTGGATTCAAAGGATAAGTATAAAGAAATCGCAATTACGGAATCCGGACCGAGCGATGATTATTCCACGTATTTTTATTCCTATAACGGCAGAAAGCTTATTTATATGGGTCGGGTTCAAGGCGCAGAGCATGTCATCAAGGTGAACGGTTCGGGGAAGCTGGTCACAAAAACAAGAGGCGACATCCTTCAAACCTGGTTCTATTCCGATGAATACAGTCTCTCCGCGAGTCGGAAGCTTGTTCACATCCCTCGGACCTACTATAAAATGAACACCATCGTAACCGTCAAAAAACAGCTAAAGCTGCAAAAATCACCGACCAATTCAGGCACCGCCGCCATACTCAAGGGTGGAGAAAAAGCGGTCATTACCGAAACGGACAATCAAAAATGGTGTGCGGTTGTGACCAAAGACGGCGTGAAGGGATGGGTTGCGGTCAGCGGCTTTTCCCGTATTAACGGCATTGAGGCTTCGGAGTATTTTGACGGTCTAAGCTATGCAGATTAA
- a CDS encoding ABC transporter substrate-binding protein, which translates to MKNVRTIKLSGVMVLISAMLLLAGCGGKDDVGAGAAAAGGEGLKKLIIAEPLHYTGYLPLYVAQREGYFAEEGLKVEMLQAAGGAHVTSVVSGDAWGVIGGPESNALANQGNSDPIISVSNVVNRANVYLMAKKGTAPEGSSDGDLKAFLNGKKINVGRHGGTPNLLTQYLLLELGLDPQKDVQLLEPSDASTVVATVQQGAADIANGAEPQISDGIDKGVWGEPFYKFHDMGDYAYSVLSVKKSTIEKDPETVQKAVNAVVKALKAIQQDKEMAMKVLKAEFPTLSDTAAKAALDRAYQDQLWSPDGMISKEALDKDMNVMIKTGIYKGEYTYDGLVDMQFVNKTAEK; encoded by the coding sequence ATGAAGAATGTTCGAACAATAAAGCTGTCTGGCGTTATGGTGCTGATCTCCGCGATGCTTTTGCTGGCCGGTTGCGGGGGCAAAGATGATGTTGGAGCCGGGGCGGCTGCTGCCGGGGGAGAAGGCCTCAAGAAGCTAATTATCGCTGAACCGCTTCATTACACTGGATATTTGCCATTGTATGTCGCACAGCGCGAGGGGTATTTTGCCGAGGAGGGGCTTAAGGTGGAAATGCTCCAGGCTGCGGGGGGCGCGCATGTAACTTCGGTGGTCAGCGGGGACGCCTGGGGCGTGATCGGCGGTCCGGAATCGAATGCCTTGGCGAACCAAGGCAATTCCGATCCGATTATTTCCGTAAGCAATGTGGTCAACCGCGCCAATGTGTATTTGATGGCAAAGAAAGGCACGGCTCCGGAAGGCAGCTCGGATGGAGACTTAAAGGCATTTTTAAATGGGAAAAAAATTAACGTGGGACGCCACGGCGGAACGCCGAATCTGCTTACCCAGTACCTGCTGCTGGAGCTTGGCCTTGATCCTCAGAAGGATGTTCAACTGCTGGAGCCGTCAGACGCTTCGACTGTGGTGGCGACGGTGCAGCAGGGTGCAGCGGATATCGCCAATGGCGCAGAGCCGCAAATTAGCGACGGCATTGATAAAGGCGTGTGGGGCGAGCCATTTTACAAATTTCATGATATGGGCGATTATGCTTATTCGGTGCTGAGTGTCAAGAAATCAACGATTGAAAAGGACCCGGAAACGGTGCAAAAGGCAGTGAATGCCGTAGTCAAAGCGCTTAAAGCGATCCAGCAGGACAAAGAGATGGCGATGAAGGTGTTGAAGGCGGAGTTCCCGACACTGTCGGACACGGCAGCGAAAGCGGCGCTGGACCGCGCATATCAAGACCAACTCTGGAGCCCGGACGGAATGATCTCCAAGGAAGCGCTGGACAAGGATATGAATGTGATGATCAAGACGGGAATTTATAAGGGCGAATATACGTACGACGGATTGGTCGATATGCAGTTCGTGAACAAGACAGCAGAGAAATAA
- a CDS encoding ABC transporter permease, with amino-acid sequence MESVQKKGYVIHNFEAADSAPALKQETKQPTPFVQDEEALERRNKRLISIGRLAVALLTVLLWEGLTRIGWMDAYYWSSPSRILSTTWTQITEGTLLEDIAYTSGSTILGFVGGTVLGSLLGLSFWWSRKFAGIFEPFLILLNAMPKLALAPVLVILLGIGFFSKVALAFTMTVIVAALSAHSGVQSVDKDMEKLMYSLGAKRRQVFTKVVIPWAMPWMISSLRINIALSLAGAIVGEFIASSHGIGRMVIYAGTILDINLVWVGVVVLSVLSMVMYMGVVLLEKWLSKGYGVKKV; translated from the coding sequence ATGGAGAGTGTACAGAAGAAAGGGTATGTCATTCATAATTTCGAAGCGGCGGACAGCGCGCCTGCCTTGAAGCAGGAGACGAAGCAGCCGACGCCTTTCGTTCAGGATGAAGAGGCGTTGGAACGGCGGAACAAGCGGCTGATCAGTATCGGAAGGCTGGCGGTGGCGCTGCTGACGGTGCTTCTCTGGGAAGGGTTAACCCGCATCGGCTGGATGGATGCCTATTATTGGAGCAGTCCGAGCCGCATCCTCAGCACGACCTGGACGCAGATCACGGAGGGCACACTGCTGGAGGATATCGCCTACACCTCCGGTTCGACGATTCTCGGTTTTGTCGGCGGGACTGTCCTGGGCTCCTTGCTCGGCCTGTCGTTCTGGTGGTCGCGGAAGTTCGCCGGCATCTTCGAGCCGTTCCTGATCCTGCTTAATGCGATGCCTAAGCTGGCGCTTGCTCCGGTATTAGTTATTCTGTTGGGTATCGGCTTTTTCTCCAAAGTAGCGCTGGCATTCACCATGACGGTCATCGTCGCCGCCTTGTCAGCACACAGCGGAGTGCAGAGTGTGGACAAGGATATGGAGAAGCTGATGTACTCCCTTGGCGCGAAACGTCGTCAGGTTTTTACCAAGGTGGTCATACCCTGGGCCATGCCCTGGATGATTAGCAGCCTGCGGATCAATATTGCCCTGTCGCTGGCCGGTGCGATTGTCGGCGAGTTTATCGCTTCCAGCCATGGTATCGGACGGATGGTCATTTATGCCGGAACCATTCTCGATATTAATCTGGTCTGGGTCGGCGTAGTGGTCTTGTCGGTACTCTCCATGGTGATGTATATGGGAGTTGTCCTGCTGGAGAAATGGCTGTCCAAAGGTTATGGAGTGAAAAAGGTTTAG
- the dnaJ gene encoding molecular chaperone DnaJ, with protein sequence MADKRDYYEVLGIDKSASDDEIKKAYRKLARQYHPDVNKASDAEAKFKEVKEAYDVLSDPQARARYDQYGHIDPNQGMGGGFGGGGDFGGLGDIFDMFFGGGGRRDPNAPQRGNDLQYTMTIEFKEAVFGKESDITIPRTETCDTCFGSGAKPGTKPTVCSVCHGSGQQEVVQNTPLGRMVNRRPCSNCNGTGKIIKEKCTTCSGQGRVKKQRKIHVRIPAGVDDGAQLRMNGEGEGGLRGGPSGDLYIVIRVKPHDFFIRENDDILCEVPLTFAQAALGDEIEIPTLTEKVKLKIPSGTQTGTFFRLKGKGVPHLRGSGTGDQHVRVIVVTPSKLSEEQKDLLRQFASFDGENTHEQGQSFFDRMKRAFRGD encoded by the coding sequence GTGGCAGACAAACGCGATTATTACGAGGTGCTCGGCATTGACAAGAGCGCGTCGGACGATGAGATCAAGAAGGCGTACCGCAAGCTCGCCCGTCAGTATCATCCCGACGTGAACAAGGCCAGCGACGCCGAGGCCAAGTTTAAGGAAGTGAAGGAAGCCTACGACGTGCTGAGCGATCCGCAGGCGCGGGCGAGATATGACCAGTACGGACACATCGACCCGAACCAGGGAATGGGCGGCGGCTTCGGCGGCGGCGGAGATTTCGGCGGTCTTGGCGATATCTTCGACATGTTCTTCGGCGGCGGCGGACGGCGCGATCCCAACGCTCCGCAGCGCGGCAATGATTTGCAGTATACGATGACCATTGAATTCAAGGAAGCGGTGTTCGGCAAAGAGAGCGACATCACGATTCCGCGCACCGAGACTTGCGACACCTGCTTCGGTTCCGGGGCGAAGCCCGGAACGAAGCCGACCGTCTGCTCCGTCTGCCATGGCAGCGGCCAGCAGGAAGTCGTGCAGAATACGCCGCTTGGCCGGATGGTGAACCGCAGACCATGCTCCAACTGTAACGGCACCGGCAAAATCATCAAAGAGAAGTGCACGACCTGTTCCGGCCAGGGCCGCGTCAAGAAGCAGCGGAAGATCCATGTCCGCATTCCGGCGGGCGTAGACGATGGCGCACAGCTGCGGATGAACGGGGAAGGCGAAGGCGGCCTGCGCGGCGGTCCTTCCGGCGACCTGTACATCGTGATCCGCGTCAAGCCGCATGATTTCTTCATCCGGGAGAACGACGACATTCTGTGCGAGGTTCCGCTGACCTTCGCCCAGGCGGCGCTCGGGGACGAAATCGAAATTCCGACCTTGACCGAGAAGGTCAAGCTGAAGATTCCTTCCGGCACCCAGACCGGCACGTTCTTCCGCCTGAAGGGCAAGGGCGTTCCGCATCTTCGCGGCTCCGGCACAGGCGATCAGCATGTCCGGGTGATCGTCGTGACGCCGAGCAAGCTGAGCGAGGAACAGAAGGATCTGCTGCGCCAGTTCGCGTCCTTTGACGGCGAGAACACGCATGAGCAGGGACAGTCCTTCTTCGACCGGATGAAGCGGGCGTTCCGCGGGGATTGA
- the grpE gene encoding nucleotide exchange factor GrpE, whose translation MKEEQVQDSGVNEEIIEENAINEESAAEQAEAAVNNDNETAGAGEIKRLQELADEYQARVLRVQADYDNFRRRTLKEKEDLAQYATSKLVTELLPVLDNFERALATAPGGEEGDAFTKGVNMIFRQLEGALKSEGLTPMETVGQPFNPEFHQAIMQVESDEHEEGIVTEEVQKGYMLKSKVLRPAMVKVSM comes from the coding sequence TTGAAAGAGGAACAGGTTCAAGATTCGGGCGTGAACGAAGAGATTATCGAAGAAAACGCCATTAATGAGGAGAGCGCGGCCGAGCAGGCCGAAGCTGCCGTTAATAATGATAATGAAACTGCCGGAGCAGGCGAGATCAAGCGCCTGCAGGAGCTTGCCGACGAATATCAGGCGCGCGTCCTGCGCGTACAAGCCGACTATGACAATTTCCGCCGGCGCACCCTGAAAGAGAAGGAAGATCTGGCGCAGTATGCCACATCCAAGCTGGTGACGGAGCTGCTGCCGGTGCTGGACAACTTCGAACGGGCGCTGGCTACGGCCCCGGGCGGAGAGGAAGGCGACGCGTTCACCAAAGGCGTGAATATGATCTTCCGCCAGCTGGAAGGAGCGTTGAAGTCCGAAGGGCTTACTCCTATGGAGACGGTGGGACAACCGTTCAATCCGGAATTCCATCAGGCGATCATGCAGGTAGAGAGCGATGAGCATGAAGAAGGCATCGTGACGGAGGAAGTTCAGAAGGGCTATATGCTCAAGAGCAAAGTGCTTCGTCCCGCCATGGTTAAAGTCAGCATGTAA
- a CDS encoding YfhD family protein, with amino-acid sequence MVRNSKVLSKNEKMKKLIGAKNEDVEFSGSEADADDMEAIARSQAADRRQLHEIIEEEE; translated from the coding sequence ATGGTTAGAAACTCCAAGGTTCTATCCAAGAATGAGAAGATGAAGAAGCTGATCGGCGCGAAGAATGAGGATGTTGAATTCTCCGGGTCGGAAGCCGACGCCGACGATATGGAAGCCATTGCGCGCTCCCAGGCAGCGGACCGCAGACAACTGCACGAGATCATCGAGGAAGAAGAATAA
- a CDS encoding Na-translocating system protein MpsC family protein translates to MITSAGQWKQDILRIYNEINKKLFNTGVRQQKVDFVGNKIIILSINSRVPVLKVLDTHNASAGREINLVLHEVFKREIRQAFMDEFQLNIKAVLKDYDVETEYSGTIIILEKDLEHYLNVTLEL, encoded by the coding sequence ATGATTACTTCCGCCGGTCAATGGAAACAGGATATTCTCAGGATTTACAATGAAATCAACAAGAAGCTGTTTAACACCGGTGTCAGACAGCAGAAGGTCGATTTTGTCGGAAACAAGATCATCATTTTATCCATCAACAGCCGGGTCCCAGTACTTAAGGTATTGGATACCCATAACGCTTCCGCAGGCCGGGAAATCAATCTGGTGCTGCACGAGGTGTTCAAGCGTGAAATCAGGCAGGCGTTTATGGATGAATTTCAATTGAATATCAAGGCCGTTCTGAAAGATTATGATGTGGAGACCGAATATTCCGGTACGATCATAATTTTGGAGAAGGACTTGGAGCATTATCTGAACGTTACGTTGGAACTCTAG
- a CDS encoding cysteine hydrolase family protein, which translates to MEITADLIMPERTALIVVDVQNDYCHPEGVLAAGGSDVSAVKEMMPRLHGLIAAAREHGVKVIFIQTFHERATDSPAWASRSGRTSLGICRKGSWGAEFYEVLPLSEDTVVNKHRYSAFIHTRLDSVLRSLRIETLIMTGVSTNVCVESTARDGFMLDYHIVLAEDACASYSRAAHDMTVENMKGYFGVVSSAAEVENMWKLWHESALENAL; encoded by the coding sequence ATGGAGATAACTGCCGATTTAATCATGCCGGAAAGAACCGCACTAATTGTAGTTGATGTGCAAAATGATTACTGTCACCCGGAAGGTGTGCTGGCCGCGGGCGGGAGTGATGTGTCCGCCGTAAAGGAGATGATGCCCCGGCTGCATGGGCTCATCGCGGCCGCTAGGGAACATGGCGTGAAGGTCATCTTTATTCAGACTTTTCATGAGCGCGCGACGGATTCGCCTGCCTGGGCTTCGCGTTCCGGCCGCACTTCGCTGGGAATTTGCCGCAAGGGGAGCTGGGGCGCGGAATTTTACGAGGTCCTGCCCCTTTCCGAGGACACGGTAGTCAACAAGCACCGCTACAGTGCCTTTATCCATACCCGGCTCGATTCGGTGCTGCGCTCGCTGCGGATTGAAACGCTGATTATGACGGGCGTCAGCACGAATGTGTGCGTGGAATCAACGGCGCGGGACGGCTTTATGCTGGATTATCATATCGTGCTGGCGGAGGATGCCTGCGCCTCGTATTCACGGGCTGCGCATGATATGACTGTGGAGAATATGAAAGGCTATTTCGGGGTCGTCTCGTCAGCGGCGGAAGTGGAGAATATGTGGAAGCTCTGGCATGAATCGGCCCTTGAGAATGCATTATGA
- a CDS encoding ABC transporter ATP-binding protein yields MKTKIEIAGVSKWFRRDGKEIAAMQETNLSIEEGRFVSIIGPSGCGKSTLFNIIAGLTPPSTGRVLADGEDIVGKTGHVGYMLQKDMLLPWRTILDNIILGMEIRGVPRKDAVARAQPLMDRYGLKGFGGHYPAELSGGMRQRAALLRTLLYDRDIILLDEPFGALDAQTRLTMQNWLLEIWEDFRKTVLFVTHDIDEAIYLSDDIYVFSGRPGRIISKISVDMPRPRHMEDTVSASFMELKAHLLDLLSDNGTKRAEHIS; encoded by the coding sequence ATGAAGACCAAGATTGAAATTGCCGGAGTAAGCAAATGGTTCCGCCGTGACGGGAAGGAAATTGCGGCCATGCAGGAGACCAATCTCAGCATTGAGGAAGGCAGATTTGTCAGCATAATTGGCCCGAGCGGTTGCGGTAAATCCACGCTTTTCAACATCATCGCCGGGTTGACTCCTCCATCTACCGGCCGCGTACTGGCGGACGGGGAGGATATCGTCGGGAAGACGGGACATGTGGGTTATATGCTGCAAAAAGATATGCTTCTGCCGTGGAGAACGATCCTGGACAACATCATCCTTGGCATGGAAATCCGCGGAGTTCCGCGCAAGGACGCGGTGGCCCGTGCCCAGCCGCTCATGGACCGTTACGGACTCAAAGGGTTTGGCGGCCATTATCCGGCGGAGCTCTCCGGGGGAATGCGGCAGCGGGCGGCGCTGCTGCGGACCTTGCTGTATGACAGAGATATCATCCTGCTGGACGAGCCATTCGGCGCGCTTGATGCCCAAACCCGGCTTACGATGCAGAACTGGCTGCTGGAAATCTGGGAGGATTTCCGCAAGACGGTGCTGTTCGTTACCCATGATATTGACGAAGCGATTTACCTCTCCGATGACATCTACGTCTTCTCGGGGCGGCCGGGAAGAATTATTTCCAAAATCTCGGTGGATATGCCGCGCCCGCGTCATATGGAGGATACCGTATCCGCTTCTTTTATGGAGCTTAAAGCCCATCTGCTTGATTTGCTGTCGGACAACGGGACAAAGCGGGCGGAGCATATATCGTAA